The Collinsella aerofaciens genomic sequence CCTTTTGACCGGCGTATTCAACCGTCTGGCCCGCAGCTGCTTCTACGGCGTCGCCGTCAAGGAAGGCGACGAGAGCCCCTATCGCAACGGCTGCATCCCCGCCGGTGCCGCCTCTGCCGCCGTGGTCGAGGCTGCCGAGCAGGCAGCTCTTGCCTTTGAGCAGGCCATGTACAAGTTCGAGACGCACCGCGCGCTTGCCGTGTGCGACGACTACCTGCGCGCCGCCAACAAGCGCTGGAGCGACGCCTCCAAGGCCGCCAACAAGCTCGAGGGCGACGAAGCAAACGCAGCGATGACGCAGGCCCTGGTTGATGCCTTTACCGAGCTGCGCGTGGCGACCGTCCTGATGCACGGTATCGTCCCGGCCGGCTGCGAACTCATCTGCGAGTACTTCGACGTCGATCCGGTCGCCTTCTTTAGCTGGGATAACATCTTTGCCTCCACGGACGAGTTCGTGGAGAGCCTGGGCGAGAAGCCCGGCGACCACCGCGTGAAGCCGCTGCCCCCGCGCTTCGACTTCTTCAGCAAGCACGAGAGCCAGTACTAAAGCACGCTAGTAGCAACGCGCCCGGGAATGATTATTCTGGGACGGGGATTAAAAAATCATTCCCGGGCGCCACAGTACAGTCTTTTTGTGACGGGAGTCATGGAATGATTATTTAATCCCCGTCCCAGAATAATCATTTAGGTGGAAGGAAAGACGGATGTCCAAGCAGCGTCGTCGTAAGCAGAAAAAGCAGGTTAAGCCCGAGCTCAAGCTCAGGCAGTTTGCCGCTACCGAGCTTTCCGACCAGCTTGCCGCCCTTCCCTGCGCCGCCGACCTGCCGCGCTTTATGGTCGACACGGTCGCCGGCGCCTATGCGCCCGCCGATGCCGAGCTCATGATCGAGGGCTTCGGCGCCGCGGCCACACGCCCGGTCACGCTGCGCGCCAACACGCTCAAGGCGACCGCCGAGGACATCGCTGCGGCGCTCGGTGCCGCCGGCATCGCCCACAACCCCGTCGCTTGGTATCCGGACGCCTTTATCCTGCCCGAGGCCCAGGTTTCCGACCTATGGGACCTCGACATCTACCGCGACGGCAAGATCTACCTACAGAGCCTGTCGTCCATGATGCCGCCTTTGGTGTTGGGCGCCCAGGCAGGCGAGGACATCCTGGACATGTGCGCAGCCCCTGGCGGCAAGACGACGCAGATCGCCGCCCTCACCCAGGGCCAGGCACACCTCACGGCCTGCGAGATGAGCATTCCCCGCGCCGAAAAGCTTGAGTCCAACCTCCACCGCCAAGGTGCCAAAAACGTGCCCGTCATGCGCATCGACGCACGCGAGCTCGACGAGTTCTTCCGCTTTGACCGCATCCTGCTCGACGCTCCCTGCACCGGCACGGGCACCGTCATCAGTGGCAACGAGAAAAGCCTGCGCGGCCTCACCGAGCAGCTGCTCGTCAAGTGCGCCCGCTCGCAGCGCGCGCTTCTGGACCGCGCCATGGGAGCCCTCAAACCGGGCGGCACGCTCGTCTATTCCACCTGTTCGATCATGCCGCAGGAAAACGAGGACGCCCTGCAAGAGGCCCTCGACAAGCACATGGATTGCGAGCTTATCCCCCTCGACGGCACACCGAGCGAAAGTGAAGCGCGTCGCGCCCAGGATGCCGGCGAGGAGCCGCATATCGAGTGCAACGCCCTCACCGAGGCCATCGCCGCCGGCCATGTCTCGGCCATCGCCAACGGTATGCCCGGCACGCTGACCATTCCGCCTAGCCGCGATTTTGAGGGCTTCTACATTGCCCTGATCCGAAAACGCAGCTAGCGCACGGATCAAAAACTCAACAAGCTATCTCTGTGCGCGTTTGCCCTGCTGGTCGCGATGCTGTTTAAGCATCGCGCGCTCCTTGCGTTCGGCCCTTTTGCCCTTAATGGCCGTGACCACAAAGTAGATGACCGCGGCGGCAACGATTGCGCCCACGCACAGGCCAATCGAGCCAAACATTGCTGTCAATTCCATACCGCGTCACCTCTCTTTTAAACGGGACTTTCAAGATAGCACCTCGATCCTCGCCACCACAGCTCCTTCACGTTCTCCCGCCCTTCGGTCTAACGGATGGTGCGGCGGGGAAAAATCAACTCGTCAAACGATTTAGCATTCGCAATTCCGGCTGCATCGCGCCGGCCACCATCGCATAGAATCGAGCCTCCATGGATACCCTCAACGACCTAAACGAACGCGTCGACGCCTTTGTCGGCACCAGCTCCTTCGACACGCCTGCCGCGGCAAACGACCAAGCTCCCATCGATGTACCCGCCGAGGTTCACGAGGACATCGTCGCCTCGGTCGATTTCTCCGAGGTCGAGCTCGCAGACGAGTTCACCGAGCCCCAGGTAGCCGTGACCCCCAACGGACTGCTCCCCATGGAGCCCCTGCCCATCGACGGACGTCTGCGCAAGGCTGCTCTTCGCATGCCCGACGAGATCGAGGAGGCCAGCGGCTTCACGCTCTTCGGCCGCCGCATCAA encodes the following:
- a CDS encoding RsmB/NOP family class I SAM-dependent RNA methyltransferase — encoded protein: MSKQRRRKQKKQVKPELKLRQFAATELSDQLAALPCAADLPRFMVDTVAGAYAPADAELMIEGFGAAATRPVTLRANTLKATAEDIAAALGAAGIAHNPVAWYPDAFILPEAQVSDLWDLDIYRDGKIYLQSLSSMMPPLVLGAQAGEDILDMCAAPGGKTTQIAALTQGQAHLTACEMSIPRAEKLESNLHRQGAKNVPVMRIDARELDEFFRFDRILLDAPCTGTGTVISGNEKSLRGLTEQLLVKCARSQRALLDRAMGALKPGGTLVYSTCSIMPQENEDALQEALDKHMDCELIPLDGTPSESEARRAQDAGEEPHIECNALTEAIAAGHVSAIANGMPGTLTIPPSRDFEGFYIALIRKRS